In Trachemys scripta elegans isolate TJP31775 chromosome 25, CAS_Tse_1.0, whole genome shotgun sequence, the sequence ctggctgggatgatttagttggggttgatcctgctttgagcgggggcttgcactagatgacctcctgaggtctcttccaaccctaatcttctatgattctatgattctaatgggCTAAAtcaagtaatgggcttaatctgcaacaagggagatttaggtttagGGATGgtctctcaaagtcccttccagccccacgaTTCTACGTTTCTGTGAAAACAGGGGTGTTATGAGTGATCAGTCATTTTGAGGTACAATGCAAAGCGAAACATCGGGGAGACACATTTGTCATGGATGTATTGTCCGTCGTTGTGTTGTGCTGAAATAGATCGTGGTGGTATTTCATTCTAACCCACCTCCTGGTCCAGTGGCTCAGAGGTTTAAGGCTCTGTCTCTGGTCCCTTCCCAGGCCATGGGCTCGGGGCACGAGGGGACCAACGTGCTGATGGCCAAGGGCATGTCCTGCCTGACCTACACCTCCCTCTGCGTCCCTGATGACATCCAAGAGCGCGGGGTTGACTGCATCCCCAATTACTACTACAGGGATGATGGGCTGAAGATTTGGTCGGCCATTGAGAGGTAAGGAGCAGGAGCCGGGGCAGAGGGTAGCGATGAAGCAGATGGCATGTGGAAAATTCCCACCAGCTCAGAGTTGCTTAGAACATGGCTTTCCTGCCACATAAAGAATTCTGAGTAAAAAAAAACTGGGATTCCCCAAAAGACACTTTTTCAAAGAcaccgcccccacacacacacaaacacagctagattgcatgaatgatccttgagccactcatgaatcacacagagaaggGCACCAGCCAATTCTCTCCAGCCTTGCACACCAGAATGATACCATCTTGCcttggtcagaagcctggccagtttcagtttattacccagtccgcccctccctcaatgcggagaggacatgcaccagtCTTTGTAAATGAGCTGAGATTTCCTGAGCACTTCAACCAAACCAAATTGTTTTAGGtcaaatataaaacaggtttattaactacagaaagatagctcTTTTTAGTGATTATACGTGGCAGGCATAAGGGGttagagatagttaccaaagaaaataaaaggcaagCGCACTGTCtgaatcttaaaccttattacctAGGCAGCATTTAGATCAAACAATTTTCTCATcccactggatgttacagttcttaatacacaggcttctccctgaagcctgggaccagtctcagTGATGCTTGGGCAGCCCTCATTGAAGTGTAAATCCCTTAATTACAACTCCCCTGTTTATTAATGATCATTGAACaccctcctgggtgtggtggggAGAAGTTCTTTGTATGTCACTAGCAAATTTAAAGCATATTTCAATAATAACcacacagcaaaatctcataacttcatacacactaacgATATACATATTTGGAAAGAACAAGGGGTTTCAGCAAATCATGACCTTTCATACGATATcgtacatggcatgctttgtatgaaatatcacaactaTATAGGAATGATGCATATGGGTTTTACAGTACAGTGTGTCACAGATTCTATTCTTAATACCTGGAGGTTCCCTGGTAACAAGGCAGCGTGATCTCAACAGGCAGCTTTGGGCACTAAAAAATTAATCCTACCACAATGGAAAAGTCAACCCCCATCAAACATTGATGCCTGGCTTGGCGATCTGGCTGATCACTCAGCTAACGAATGGCTGGCATTCTAGAGAAAGGGAATGCtcaaaaaattcaaagcaatttgggCTGATTTATTAGAGGTCTATGATCAATGTAGACCCTGAAGATAGATATGTCacatcccctcccctgcctttaTCCGAACCCACGTTACTTACTTTGTGTGGTAGATTGGTTGGCTttggaaaaatgaatgaaaactgGTAAATACACAAAAATTGAGAGGAAAAGTCAAATTTTTAGCAATTTTGCCCCAACCCAATTTCCGGGGAAAGATCACATTGAGGGTGAATGGAAACACGTGGTTTCAGTCAAGACAAGATGTTTTGTGCCAGTGGCGACTCTTGTTTAATGTATTAACTTCCACAAGAGCAAGtccaatttgaaatgaaaagttcaaCTCTGCCGTAGACGAGATCCAGGATCACCTGGGGTTCAGGCCAGGCTTAGCCACCAGGCCATGCTCCCACAGTTAGGAAAGGGCGAAGTGGAGGGGACACTAGGTTCCGGCAAGGGTGCATGGTAGCATTGGGCTGTTTGCAGTCACTGACTGAATGACGCTGGTGCACTAGGAAGCGATGAGGCCTGCATCGACCCATCCAGGCTGACACATCTCTGCTCTTTCCAGCTTCGTCTCCGGCATCGTCAGATACTATTACCACAGCGATGCCCACGTCCTGGCCGACTGCGAGCTCCAGGCCTGGGCAGACGAGATCTTTCGTGAAGGCTTCCTGGGGAATGAGGCATCTGGTAGGGACCATGTGAACCAAGAGCTCTGTAGCCGCTGGTCACCGGGCTCCATACGGGAGCCACTGGGGGGCATCTCTGGACTGCATGATTCAGGAGGCTGAACGACTGTCAGCTAGATCCTGGCTAGTGTTAATGGGCATCTCCCCATTGGAGTCAAGGGGCCAAATTCCGACTGATGTCAATGGGCGTCtcgccattggagtcaatggggccagatcccagctggtgtcaatgggcgtctcgccattggagtcaatggggccagatcccagctggtgtcaatgggcgtctctccattggaatcaatggggccAGACCCCAGCTCATATCAAGTGGCCCTGCAGGCAGGGGTCATAACCCCCGGACGGGGAGCAAGCTGTCCGACCCTGCAGGAACAGGGTGGCCTGGGTCACGGTGGTTGGATGGGGCCATGGGGTGACTGGGAATGGCCCCAAGGGGGAATGGGCAAGGGGGGGAGATGGCACATGGCCAAGCTGAGGCCCGGAGCAGCGGAGTGaggcagtgcagggctgggccagTTCAGTGATGCCCAGTCTCCATCCCGCAGGCTTCCCCTCGTCCCTGCAGAGCATCCCCGAGCTCATCAAGTACCTGACCATGTGGATCTACTGCTGCTCGGCCCGGCACGCCGCCCTCAACAACGGGCAGGTAGGGAGAGGCCAGTCTGGGCGGTCAGGGCCCAATTCCCAGCCCCCCACGGGGCCCTGGGGTCCAGCCACcgacacccccaccctgccccccacagcacccTGGGGTCCAGCCACTgacacccccaccctgcacccaacACGGGTCCCTGGGGTCCAGCCACTgacacacccaccctgtctcCCACCCCACTGACACCTCAATCCCCAGGAcccttgtcaaggctgcttccccactctgaactttagggtacaaatgtgggggcctgcatgaaacttctaagcttaactaccagcttagatctggtccgctgccaccactcccaaagtgctaattcccttccctgggtagccttgagagactcttcaccaattccctggtgaatacagatccaaaccccttggatcttaaaacaaggagaaattaaccatccccctcctttctcccaccaagtcctggtgaatcaagatccaacccccttggatctgaaaacaaggaaaaatcaatcaggttcttaaaaagaaggcttttaattaaagaaaaaggtaaaaatcatctctgtaaaatcaggatggaaaataactttagaGGGTAATCAAAgttaaagagtccagaggaatcccctctagccttaggttcaaagttacagcaaacagagataaacactctagcaaaaaggtacatttacaagttgagaaaacaacgataaaaactaacacgccttgcctggctgtttacttacaagttggaaatatgagagacttgttcagaaagatttggagaacctggattgatgtctggtccctctcagtcccaagagcaaaccacccccaaaacaaagagcacaaacaaaagccttccccccaccaagatttgaaagtttcttgtccccttattggtcctttgggtcaggtgtcagccaggttacctgaacttcttaaccctttacaggtaaaaggattttggagtctctggccaggagggattttatagtactgtacacaggagggccgttacccttccctttatagttatgacaatcctGCTCTAGCAGCCAatcccccacccagcacccaacCCCAGTGAGACCCTGGACACTTCTGGATCCTGTCccagcacccccaacccccactttGACTTTCCTAACCATTGCCCATGGGTGACACCGTGACCAAGCCCTGGAAGCCCAGATCCCTTGGCTGAGCCAGACCTTCCCTGTGCTGGTgtcccctgggctgggctggggggtggggtccctAGCTGAGCTGGTAGGGGGTCCCCGGCTGCTCTGACTGTGGGGGGTCTCTCTGGGCCGCAGTATGACCTTGGTGCCTGGATGCCCAACTTCCCGTCCTCCATgaggaaccccccaccccaggccaagGGCACCACCTCCCTGGAGAGCTACCTGGACACCATCCCGGAGGTCAACAGCACCAGCCTCGCTATCTTCACCCTCTGGGTCATCTGCTGCGAGCCGGCAGACTCGGTGAGAACATGGGCACTAGGggtcactgtggggcagggagcagggcacaggctcagcagggggcactctcccctggcaggcagggttGGCCCCAGGGCGACaatagggggcgctgtggggcagggagtggggcagggggttcagcaggaggcgctctcccctggcaggcaggggtgGCCCCAGCGTGGCGCTTGGGGGCAATGGGCTGCGGGTGTCTGTTGAATGAGCCATTCTGCTGATTTCTCCATCCCCTCCTTTGTGGTAGCAATAAAGGACCCACTGACATTTCACATGAGCCAGGGGATGAACCGGGGTGTCCTGGCCCAGTTGCACTTTGGGGGATGCCCTGTTGTTTCAACCGGCTGCAggattctccttccctccctggccTGAACTCTTCCCAGTTTTGCTACAGTTCTGTTAAACACCTGCCCTGTGCTCTAGGGCACACGAGGGATCCTTGTGTAACCAGCTGCCCCGCCccaaaggtggctgcatctcagcgcaaGGTGCGGGAGCCCTTCTGTGCTGTACCTCACTGCTCTACCATTCCCTTGCAGAGATCCCTGGGCACGTATCCCGATGAGCACTTCACGGAGGAGGAGCCCAAGCGGCTGATCACAGCCTTCCAGGGGCGCCTGGCCCAGATCTCCCAGGTGATCCAAGAGAGGAACaaatccctgcccatcccctaCCGCTACCTGGATCCCCACCAAATCGAGAACAGCACATCTATCTGAGCCCGACCAGCGAAACCCAGGGACGGGCCCCCTGAGGCCGCTGGCAACGCTGTCCCTGAGATCCTGTCCCAGGAGCAATAAACCACAGCCTGGCTCCACTCTGAATGGCTGATTCTGTCTAGTGGGGTACaacacagggggctgggagccaggactcctgggttctctccccggctctgggaggggagtgggcgctggtgggttagagcagggtgggtggggagtcaggactcctgagttctgttgTCCATAAGCAACAGGGATAGGTATCCTGtgctcactgtgcctcagtttacccctcaTCAAAAGGAGATGATATCCCCAAGCTCCTCCGCAGGGGGAGCTAAGATTAGCCTGGGGCAGGGCCAAGTTCTAACCTGGGTCAGACTCAGGGTCAGCCCCAAGTGGCAAGAACAGATCACCCCAGGGAAGGACACGCCTTgaagtctctagcctgaccctttaTTTACATGGTCACATACAGTTTTTAATGACTCCTGTCATGAGGTGTCTTGTTCATCTCCTCCCCATGACAcattatatagatagatagattgataTTCCCCTGCCTTTCCCCCGCCATCCCGGCCGCTTTCCTCCCCCACAAGATACACCCAAAagttattgcaaaaaaaaaagtacaatttGTACACAAGTCTATGAAAAATGATAGACAATCAGATTCCCAGACTGGGTAGCCGGCTCCTCCCTCACAGCTATGAGCATCCCGGGCCTTTAAGACACAGCTGATCATGGACCATCCCTTTAAGAACATGGTTTTTGGTCTACAGACAAATATTTACCAAGCTCATTGAGTGTCATCAGAAATACAGGTTAGAGAACGATGACCTCTCACAGGCCACCCCTTTAAGAGATGGATGATCACATGCCAGCCTTTTAAGAAACTTATTTTTTGGTCTACCAACAAATATTTACCAAGTACATCAAGTGTCATCAGAAATGCAAGTTAGAGAAAGATGGCCATTCACAGGCCATCCTTTTAAGAGATGTCCGCTCACAGCTCCCCCTCTCctcaaggaaaaaaatgtttggtcTGCAGACAAAtaaacctctacctcgatataacgctgtccttgggatcCAAAAAATCTTAgggtgttataggtgaaaccgcgttatattgaacttgctttgatccactggagtgtgcagccccgcccccccgggagcactgctttaccacgttatatccgaattcgtgtaatattgggtcacgttatattaaGGTAGTAGTGTATCTTCCAAGGAAATGGAACCATCACGAAAAATGTAGCATAGACAAATGTGGCTAGACTCAGGCCACCCCTTTATGGAAAAACAACTCTACAGATTAAAAAATGACCATccctttaagaaatattttttcccccgCAGACACATCCTGACCAGGTACATGAGGCACCACTAGTTCTGATACTATGGCCCATCAGAGGCCATCcctttaagattttattttgtctGCAGATTCACCAAGTCTATCAAGGACCACCTGAAACACAGGTCAGACAGCTGGTCAAAAGACCATCCCTTTAAGAGTTTTTGCTGTCTGCAAACAAATATTGACCATTACCTATGGCTGATTGGCAGCCACCCTTTTAAGAAATAGTTCCCACTGCAAGTAAATATTGACCGAGTACTATGGCCGCTTGGCCTCCACCTCTGTATGAGTTTTACAGAGGGGAGTTTGTTgtttggttgggggtgggggtgtttgtcTGCAGATCAATATTGACCAAGTCTGTCGAGCAATGACAAAAACCCATGTGGAAGAACCTAGCCAATCAACCTCTAGCCCTTTATGACTATATTTTTTGTCCACAGAAAAATATTAACCAAGCGCACCTGGGCTGGCATTGCTATAATTTTCCAGACAGGTCACTGGATCCTTGGACCTCAAGGTCGGGCATATTACGATTATTTTGGGACCAGTTTTTCACACAACATTGTGGCTGACTAACGATCTGGGCAGGTTATGACCCTGCCGAGGGGAAACCTGGTCACAAGGTGTTGGCATTTCCAACCATTTCATAACAACTGCGAGGGCATTACTGTGGTGGCCGGCTATTTCACTCAAGCAACCAACAAACAGCGGGGAGAAAAGTCATCCCGGCTAAAGATTCGGAACAGCTAAGAACACCGAAGACTTGCGATTCCAAGCAAAAAACAACTGCGGAGGGCCCACATGCATGTAGCCCCCATGGCCAGTGGCAGGAACCAAATGCAGGACCTCCAGCCCCACAAAGCAGCTGTGATAGCAGGGAGTGAGCGGAATATTGTTCCTATCAGAGCCCCTAGAGGGAGCTCATCCCCTGGCACCCagattaatatatatatatatatatatatatatgtaagaaAACAAACCTTGAAGGCCCTCTTTACCCATcccaaagaagcaaaaaaagagcaaaaaaatatttgttcatagattccaaagccagctGGGTCATTTTGCTCAGGTAGTTTGACCTCCAGGAGAACACAGGCCAAAGACCTGCCCCaaaagctctttaaaaacaaaaaacacacccaaTCTTGACTGAAAACTTGCCCAGGATGGAGTATTCCCCCCACGACACTCAGTAACTTGTCCCAACAGTTTGTCCCCTTTAAATTCACACCAACACCTTTAAGATCAATGGTATGGTCCTTTTCTGCATCTGGGGATTACcatggaggagaagctggatatgagtcagcagtgtgccctttgCTAATTGGTGGCCACCNctcccagagccagggagagaacccaggagtcctggctcccagccccctctcacTTCATTTCTTTCCAGCCATCCCCTCCCATCTCCCTCAAGAccctggctgccccactcctCTACCCTCAGGTCCCCTCTCAGGGTGGCCTCAGGGCTGGGCATGGATGGTGACCACCCAACCCATCCtgtccttcccctcccatccccccatggAGGTcagagggggctccaggcccATGAGGCTCTTACCCCGGCTGCAGGTCGGGGGGCGTGGGGATGGGTTTGTTGAATCCATCTCGTCCCACCAGCCAGTACGTGTCTTCTATGCCTTTGCCCTACGgcaaagcaaagagagagagactgtgaacCCAGAGCTGGAGTGGCGGGGGCTGTGAGTCGGGAGTGTGGGGTACTGACAGAgctggggggcacagggctgggctagcagggattgtgggttgggagtgtggggcattggcagagctggtggggggcagggttgggctgcgggtcaggagtgaggggcaccggcagagctggggggagcccagggctgggctaccaggggctgcagatcaggagtgaggggcaccattACCTTGAGCTCCGTCTTGCCCCGAACATCCAGTTTGAATCCCTCCTTCAGCGAATGCAGGATGGTGACCGTGCGGATGTTCACGTGGATCCGGTAAGCTGGGGGAAGCACCCAGGACATGTGTGGTGAGCATCCCTAATCCCCAAACAAAATCCCCACCCTCTGCTCTGTCCACACATACCCTGCCCCGCTCGTACAAACACCCTTGGATGCCACCCCAGGAGATTCTCTCCCGCCCTCCCTAGc encodes:
- the LOC117870109 gene encoding hydroperoxide isomerase ALOXE3-like; the protein is MGSGHEGTNVLMAKGMSCLTYTSLCVPDDIQERGVDCIPNYYYRDDGLKIWSAIESFVSGIVRYYYHSDAHVLADCELQAWADEIFREGFLGNEASGFPSSLQSIPELIKYLTMWIYCCSARHAALNNGQYDLGAWMPNFPSSMRNPPPQAKGTTSLESYLDTIPEVNSTSLAIFTLWVICCEPADSRSLGTYPDEHFTEEEPKRLITAFQGRLAQISQVIQERNKSLPIPYRYLDPHQIENSTSI